From Pusillibacter faecalis, one genomic window encodes:
- a CDS encoding sugar ABC transporter ATP-binding protein — MMDQPALLEMRGITKEFPGVKALDGVNLTVRAGTVHALMGENGAGKSTLMKCLFGIYAKDSGTITLDGKEVSFKSSKEALENGVAMVHQELNQALTRSVTDNLWLGRYPKVGGIMVSEGIMRRRTQEIFEELDVHVDPRAIMSTLPVSQRQMVEIAKAVSYDSKVIVFDEPTSSLTEVEVEHLFRIINMLRSKGCGIIYISHKMEEILRISDDVTIMRDGQWVATRPAKELTMDEIIRLMVGRELTNRFPPKDNVPGDVILEVENLSGKYTRLQEASFQLHKGEILGIAGLDGSGRTEVLENLFGAMTKGSGTIRLHGREIRNRTPRESIKNGFALLTEERRATGIFGIRDIRDNTVISNLKNYLMGGICLSDKKMKADTDWAIQAMRIKTPSQSTQIRSLSGGNQQKVIIGRWLLTKPEVLLLDEPTRGIDVGAKYEIYQLIIELAKEGKGVIMVSSEMPELLGVCDRILVMSGGRLAGEVDAKATSQEEILTLAAKYV; from the coding sequence ATTATGGATCAGCCGGCATTGCTGGAAATGCGAGGCATCACCAAGGAATTTCCAGGCGTCAAGGCACTGGACGGCGTGAATCTCACTGTCCGGGCCGGTACTGTCCACGCCCTGATGGGAGAGAACGGCGCGGGCAAATCCACTCTGATGAAGTGCCTTTTCGGCATTTACGCCAAGGACAGCGGCACCATCACCCTGGATGGCAAAGAGGTCAGCTTCAAAAGCTCCAAGGAGGCACTGGAAAATGGCGTCGCCATGGTTCACCAGGAGCTAAACCAGGCCCTGACCCGCTCCGTCACGGACAATCTGTGGCTGGGTCGCTACCCCAAGGTGGGCGGCATCATGGTCAGCGAGGGCATCATGCGGCGGCGGACTCAGGAAATTTTTGAGGAGCTTGACGTACATGTGGACCCCAGAGCCATCATGTCCACGCTTCCAGTCAGCCAGCGGCAGATGGTGGAGATTGCCAAGGCCGTCAGCTATGACTCCAAGGTGATCGTATTTGACGAGCCCACCTCGTCTTTGACCGAGGTGGAGGTGGAGCATCTGTTCCGCATTATCAATATGCTGCGCAGCAAGGGCTGCGGCATTATTTACATCAGCCATAAGATGGAGGAAATTCTCCGCATCAGCGACGATGTCACCATCATGCGGGACGGTCAGTGGGTAGCCACCCGCCCTGCCAAGGAATTGACCATGGATGAGATCATCCGTCTGATGGTGGGCCGGGAGCTGACCAACCGCTTTCCCCCCAAGGACAATGTTCCAGGCGATGTGATTTTGGAGGTGGAGAACCTCTCCGGCAAGTACACTCGCCTGCAAGAGGCCAGCTTTCAGCTGCACAAGGGCGAGATTCTAGGCATCGCCGGATTGGATGGCTCCGGCCGCACAGAGGTGCTGGAGAACCTGTTTGGAGCTATGACCAAGGGCAGTGGAACCATTCGTCTCCACGGCAGGGAAATCCGCAACCGCACTCCCCGTGAGTCCATCAAAAACGGCTTTGCCCTGCTGACGGAAGAGCGCCGTGCCACCGGCATCTTCGGCATCCGTGATATCCGGGACAACACTGTGATCTCCAATCTGAAGAATTATCTCATGGGCGGTATCTGCTTGAGTGATAAGAAAATGAAGGCGGACACCGACTGGGCAATTCAGGCCATGCGGATCAAGACCCCCAGCCAGTCCACCCAGATCCGTTCTCTCTCCGGCGGCAATCAGCAAAAGGTCATCATTGGCCGATGGCTATTGACCAAACCGGAGGTGCTGCTGCTGGACGAGCCCACCCGCGGTATTGACGTAGGCGCGAAATATGAAATTTACCAGTTGATTATTGAGCTTGCCAAAGAGGGCAAGGGCGTGATCATGGTTTCCTCGGAAATGCCGGAACTGTTGGGGGTATGCGACCGCATTCTGGTCATGTCCGGCGGCCGTCTGGCCGGCGAGGTAGATGCAAAGGCCACCAGCCAGGAGGAAATTCTCACCCTGGCGGCGAAATATGTGTAA
- a CDS encoding galactose/methyl galactoside ABC transporter permease MglC — protein sequence MSKESKALEKKASQAWTSKRVFDMILNNALIIIMVIAVIYIAIRNPNFIRKASIINILSQTCAYLPVALGIGGCIVLTGTDLSAGRIVGLTACVSASLLQAVTASSKMWPNVTPPPVLLVLALAMVIGAAFGAFNGFFVAKFKLHPFIVTLATQLIVYTLLLLYVKAGNNNGMAISGLDASYSSFITGCPDFIKTLTGGIAIPNYVWIALVCTVIMWFIWNKTTFGKNMFALGANEEAARVSGVNVFATTIMVFALAGAMYAVTGFIEGARVASNTANTGMNYESDAIAACVIGGVSFVGGIGKIRGIIIGVLMLRLIFVGLTMIQVPQDLIYLVKGGIILFACALDMRKYLVKK from the coding sequence ATGAGTAAAGAATCCAAGGCTTTGGAGAAAAAAGCATCGCAGGCTTGGACCAGCAAGCGCGTCTTTGACATGATTTTGAATAACGCCCTGATCATCATCATGGTCATCGCCGTCATCTACATCGCGATCCGCAACCCCAACTTCATCCGCAAGGCATCCATTATTAATATTCTCTCTCAGACCTGTGCCTATCTGCCGGTAGCGCTGGGCATTGGCGGCTGTATTGTGCTGACCGGTACGGACCTGTCAGCTGGCCGGATTGTGGGCTTGACCGCGTGTGTCTCCGCCTCCTTGCTGCAGGCGGTAACTGCCTCCAGCAAGATGTGGCCCAATGTCACCCCACCGCCCGTTCTGTTGGTTCTGGCGCTGGCTATGGTCATCGGCGCGGCGTTTGGCGCCTTCAACGGCTTCTTCGTGGCCAAGTTCAAACTGCACCCCTTCATTGTCACACTGGCCACACAGCTGATCGTTTATACGCTTCTCCTGCTGTATGTCAAGGCCGGCAACAACAACGGCATGGCCATCTCCGGGCTGGATGCCTCTTACAGCAGCTTTATCACCGGCTGCCCCGACTTTATCAAAACGCTGACCGGCGGCATTGCGATTCCCAACTATGTGTGGATCGCCTTGGTGTGTACTGTGATTATGTGGTTTATTTGGAATAAGACCACCTTCGGCAAGAACATGTTCGCCCTGGGCGCCAACGAGGAGGCCGCCCGCGTCTCCGGCGTCAACGTGTTTGCCACCACCATCATGGTCTTTGCCCTGGCCGGCGCCATGTATGCCGTCACCGGCTTCATTGAGGGTGCCCGCGTTGCCTCCAACACTGCCAACACCGGCATGAACTATGAGTCCGACGCTATCGCGGCCTGCGTCATCGGGGGTGTCAGCTTTGTGGGCGGCATTGGTAAAATTCGCGGCATCATCATCGGCGTTTTGATGCTGCGCCTCATCTTTGTGGGCCTGACCATGATTCAAGTGCCTCAGGACCTGATTTATCTGGTCAAAGGCGGCATCATTCTGTTTGCCTGCGCGCTGGATATGCGGAAGTACCTGGTCAAGAAATGA
- a CDS encoding response regulator transcription factor translates to MEPYKVLLADDEEDIRVGISQKMDWAELGFTLVGEADNGQDALELAESLLPDVVLTDIKMPFLDGLELCRILTEQLPASKFVVFSGFDDFEYAKQAIQMNVSEYILKPINAAELSAVLRRLKDQLDQERTERQNMEFFRSQYAESLPVLQELFYTRLLDGRIPPGQEAAQARRLDIDLYSEGGWVAALAHIGSGGLKSTMAPLSIQQLLEENLSHVGCKTFLYNDAAALIAALQKGFTVYDLIQVLGRVCTLAGSYLGLTLTIGVGAPCQQLGGLAQSAAGARAALDYRAFVGRGRAIYIGDLEPESGVSLSFDESDEHALASAVKLGGEAEIRSAVESLTEKLRDANPPPGPYNLFFLELLTCLLKLTRRANLAMEDVFGTGFTGAVQATDFPSLEAMGEWCLERCLRIQSMIHRQRSDSAGRTVEQAKEFIRQHYRESDLSVERLCAHLHLSPAYFSTLFKRETGMSFTAYVTVVRMEAAAEALRGTEEKTYLIARQCGYEDPNYFSYVFKKHFGVTPTKFRAG, encoded by the coding sequence ATGGAGCCGTATAAGGTACTGCTGGCAGACGACGAGGAGGATATCCGGGTTGGAATCAGCCAGAAGATGGACTGGGCCGAGCTTGGCTTTACCTTGGTGGGCGAGGCCGACAACGGGCAGGATGCTTTGGAGCTGGCGGAGTCTCTGCTGCCGGACGTGGTCCTCACCGATATCAAGATGCCTTTCCTAGACGGCCTGGAGCTATGCCGTATTCTGACGGAGCAGCTGCCAGCATCCAAGTTTGTCGTGTTCTCCGGCTTTGACGACTTCGAGTACGCCAAGCAGGCCATTCAGATGAATGTGTCGGAATATATTCTCAAGCCTATCAATGCCGCCGAGCTCTCCGCCGTACTGCGCAGGCTGAAGGATCAGCTGGACCAGGAGCGTACCGAGCGCCAGAATATGGAGTTTTTTCGCTCCCAGTACGCGGAGAGCCTGCCCGTTTTGCAGGAGCTTTTCTATACCCGTCTGCTGGACGGCCGTATTCCTCCTGGCCAGGAGGCTGCCCAGGCCAGACGCCTTGACATCGACCTGTACTCTGAAGGCGGCTGGGTGGCCGCTCTGGCCCATATCGGCAGCGGTGGTTTGAAAAGCACCATGGCGCCGCTTTCCATTCAGCAGCTTCTGGAGGAAAATCTATCCCACGTGGGATGTAAGACATTTTTATATAACGATGCTGCGGCTCTGATCGCCGCTCTTCAAAAGGGGTTTACCGTTTACGACCTGATCCAGGTGCTGGGCCGGGTCTGCACCCTGGCAGGCTCTTATCTGGGGTTGACGCTGACCATTGGAGTGGGTGCTCCCTGCCAGCAGCTGGGGGGACTGGCCCAGTCGGCAGCCGGGGCCAGGGCCGCCCTGGATTACCGCGCCTTTGTGGGCCGGGGCAGGGCCATCTATATCGGGGACCTGGAGCCTGAGAGCGGCGTCAGTCTCTCCTTTGACGAATCTGACGAGCACGCGCTTGCTTCCGCTGTAAAACTAGGCGGCGAGGCGGAAATTCGCTCAGCGGTGGAGAGCCTGACGGAAAAGCTCCGTGACGCCAACCCTCCGCCAGGACCATATAACCTCTTCTTTTTAGAACTCCTTACCTGTCTTTTGAAACTGACCCGGCGGGCCAACCTAGCCATGGAAGACGTTTTCGGAACCGGCTTCACCGGCGCTGTACAGGCCACAGACTTTCCCTCCCTAGAGGCCATGGGAGAGTGGTGTCTGGAGCGGTGCCTGCGGATTCAATCCATGATTCACCGCCAGCGCTCAGACTCTGCCGGCCGTACTGTGGAGCAGGCGAAGGAATTTATCCGGCAGCACTACCGAGAGAGCGATCTATCGGTGGAGCGGCTTTGTGCCCATCTGCATCTGAGTCCCGCCTACTTCTCCACCCTCTTTAAGCGGGAAACCGGTATGAGCTTTACCGCCTACGTTACTGTTGTGCGGATGGAGGCGGCTGCCGAGGCTCTGCGGGGCACAGAGGAAAAGACCTATCTCATTGCCCGTCAATGCGGTTATGAGGACCCCAACTACTTCAGCTATGTCTTTAAAAAGCACTTTGGCGTAACCCCCACCAAATTTCGCGCCGGGTAG
- a CDS encoding sensor histidine kinase — MRQSLRQRWQALYHRSSIQFVLSLSFTAVAIVGMVFMGLALFLRFSATSNALAAESSKQVLSQVNRNLDHYLRSMMRVSNTAYYQVIKDLDLAAEGDLDAALDLLYENNRDSLVSIAVFSQEGDLIAAAPLAALKPSVTPAREIWFTTAMEQIENLHFSTPHVQNLFQDPDHHYRWVVSLSRQVELTRRGSIESGVLLVDMNFSGIEQLCKDVTFAYDQGYLYLTDSSGELIYHPRQQLIYAGLLEENNLTAAGYPDGSHTETFQGQQRQVTVKTVGYTGWKLVGVVPAEQVLDNYGQILLFFFFIVLFSIFLLVFVNLRLSEWITAPMKKLDRAVRELEAGQEGVDFSVNGPHELEHLSRSIQSMVSTLRHLMDDILEQEEQKRRSELDVLQSQINPHFLYNTLDSVVWMTENGRTEDAVVMLTALARFFRISLSRGSNIIPIADELEHARHYLTIQKMRYKNKFSADITAESGVESLYTIKLIIQPILENAIYHGMAYADGDGEIHIRAFRDGEDVIIEVADNGPGMPEDLVEQLLSPHGPAVSGAKGSGIGFRNVHQRIQLTFGPTYGLTILSEPDSGTTVRIRIPALDESAAAAYRKEGPV; from the coding sequence ATGCGGCAGTCCCTGCGCCAGCGGTGGCAGGCGCTCTATCACCGCTCCAGCATCCAGTTTGTCCTGTCTTTGTCCTTTACCGCTGTCGCCATTGTGGGCATGGTGTTCATGGGGCTGGCGCTGTTCCTGCGGTTCTCCGCCACCTCCAATGCTCTGGCAGCGGAGAGCAGCAAGCAGGTACTTTCGCAGGTCAACCGGAATCTGGATCACTATCTGCGGTCCATGATGCGGGTATCCAACACCGCCTACTATCAGGTGATCAAGGACCTGGACCTGGCGGCCGAGGGAGATCTGGATGCAGCGCTGGACCTACTGTATGAAAACAACCGGGACTCTCTGGTGTCCATCGCTGTGTTCTCCCAAGAGGGGGATCTGATTGCCGCCGCACCGCTTGCAGCACTCAAGCCCAGCGTCACTCCCGCCCGGGAGATCTGGTTCACCACCGCTATGGAGCAGATTGAAAATCTCCACTTCTCAACGCCCCATGTGCAGAATCTCTTCCAAGACCCGGACCATCATTACCGCTGGGTGGTATCCCTAAGCCGTCAGGTGGAGCTGACCCGGAGGGGCTCCATCGAAAGCGGCGTTCTGCTGGTGGATATGAATTTCAGCGGCATTGAACAGCTCTGTAAGGATGTCACCTTCGCCTATGACCAGGGCTATCTCTATCTGACCGACAGCAGTGGAGAGCTGATCTACCACCCCCGCCAACAGCTGATCTACGCAGGACTTCTGGAGGAAAACAACCTGACTGCTGCCGGTTATCCTGACGGCAGCCATACCGAGACCTTCCAGGGTCAACAGCGGCAGGTTACTGTAAAAACGGTGGGCTATACCGGCTGGAAGCTGGTGGGTGTGGTTCCTGCAGAGCAGGTTCTGGATAACTACGGCCAGATTCTCCTGTTTTTCTTCTTCATTGTGCTCTTTTCCATCTTCCTGCTGGTATTTGTCAATCTGCGGCTCTCCGAGTGGATTACGGCCCCCATGAAAAAGCTGGACCGGGCTGTCAGGGAGCTGGAGGCCGGCCAGGAGGGCGTGGATTTCAGCGTCAACGGCCCCCACGAGCTGGAACATCTAAGCCGCTCTATCCAGTCCATGGTCTCCACGCTGCGCCATCTGATGGACGACATCCTGGAACAAGAGGAGCAAAAGCGCCGCAGCGAACTGGATGTGTTGCAGTCCCAGATCAATCCCCATTTCCTTTACAACACCCTGGACAGTGTGGTGTGGATGACGGAAAATGGCCGCACGGAGGATGCGGTGGTAATGCTCACAGCTCTTGCTCGCTTTTTCCGCATCTCTCTGAGCCGGGGCAGCAACATCATTCCCATTGCCGATGAGCTGGAGCATGCCAGACACTATCTCACCATTCAAAAAATGCGCTACAAAAATAAATTCTCCGCCGATATTACGGCGGAGAGCGGTGTAGAGTCCCTCTACACCATCAAGCTGATCATTCAGCCCATTTTGGAGAATGCCATTTATCACGGTATGGCCTATGCCGATGGCGACGGTGAAATCCACATCCGGGCTTTCCGGGATGGCGAGGACGTTATCATTGAGGTTGCGGACAACGGCCCCGGCATGCCAGAGGACCTGGTGGAGCAGCTGCTCTCTCCCCATGGTCCGGCAGTTTCGGGAGCCAAGGGCTCTGGAATCGGCTTTCGCAATGTCCACCAGCGGATTCAGCTGACATTTGGCCCCACCTATGGCCTGACCATCCTCAGTGAGCCGGACAGCGGCACCACCGTGCGCATCCGGATTCCAGCCCTGGATGAATCGGCGGCTGCGGCCTATCGAAAGGAGGGACCGGTTTGA
- a CDS encoding substrate-binding domain-containing protein, which translates to MKRKILLQLVLPLLGLIALFSMLAFAPNSAQRHPALLEMSVILREADSSILSTTRQGMEQAAADLNVELRFLSPTADNSAEEQIQLLQREVEAGASAILLIPADRTSMADAVSAAAAKSSLVTLETDMTAQGARGCISVDNAAVGQILGQAALNGVSAGGTVLLLDSAGGDNGIREQLEAAAALLEAEDRQVLICRRTENLSADLTAALSSSPVQAIVAFEASALERAVEVAQSSDRFPLLYGTGSTSAIAAGLEENDVTAIVAHNAFSAGYLAVQHTAALARNQLASPLSSLPFTVIRQETMYLPDNQKLLFPVV; encoded by the coding sequence TTGAAGCGGAAAATTTTGCTGCAGTTGGTGCTGCCCCTCTTGGGCCTGATTGCGCTCTTTTCCATGTTGGCCTTTGCACCAAACAGCGCTCAGCGCCATCCGGCTCTGCTGGAAATGTCTGTCATTCTTCGGGAGGCGGACAGTTCTATTCTCTCTACCACTCGCCAGGGAATGGAGCAGGCTGCAGCGGATCTGAATGTGGAGCTGCGGTTTTTATCCCCTACTGCGGACAACAGCGCGGAGGAGCAGATCCAACTCCTTCAGCGCGAGGTGGAAGCCGGCGCCTCTGCAATCCTGCTGATTCCAGCTGATCGTACATCCATGGCCGACGCGGTGTCCGCTGCCGCTGCCAAGTCCTCCCTGGTAACTCTGGAGACAGACATGACCGCCCAGGGCGCCCGGGGCTGCATCAGCGTGGATAACGCCGCCGTGGGCCAGATTCTGGGACAGGCCGCCCTGAACGGTGTCAGCGCTGGCGGCACAGTTTTGCTTTTGGACAGTGCTGGCGGAGACAACGGAATCCGGGAACAGCTAGAAGCCGCCGCTGCTCTTTTAGAGGCAGAGGACCGACAGGTTTTGATCTGCCGCCGAACGGAAAACCTGTCTGCTGATCTGACCGCTGCACTCTCTTCCAGCCCGGTCCAGGCGATTGTCGCATTTGAGGCCTCCGCTCTGGAGCGGGCTGTGGAGGTCGCCCAATCTTCCGACCGCTTCCCCCTGCTCTATGGCACCGGTTCGACCTCGGCAATTGCCGCGGGCCTGGAGGAAAATGACGTCACCGCGATTGTTGCACACAATGCATTCTCCGCCGGATATCTGGCGGTGCAGCATACTGCCGCCCTTGCCAGAAATCAGTTGGCGTCTCCACTATCCTCTCTGCCTTTTACTGTGATCCGGCAGGAGACCATGTATCTGCCTGATAACCAGAAGCTGCTATTCCCTGTGGTCTAG
- a CDS encoding galactose ABC transporter substrate-binding protein, protein MKLRFSLFSFFVLLAGLTACGAQQTPSTIRVGVALYQQNDTFISTVAQNLQQFALEEEETHNIKINLSIVDGRSSQSVQNEQVDRFLDQDYDVLCVNMVDRTAAAVIIDKAQAVGVPVIFFNREPVLEDLRRWKYAYYVGLPAEDAGYLQGGIVLDAWEQGGVDRNGDGILQYVMLEGEASHQDTLLRTEYSIRTLTDAGVPTEKLANDTADWQRGQASIRMHQWLSEFGSAIEVVFANNDDMALGAIDACLEMGMTDLPLIVGVDATPPALEALAAGTLAGTVQNDAAGQAAGILSLITALVEGQNPSETLDLTDGTYLWLHYTAVTRENLDAFLPADLTTS, encoded by the coding sequence ATGAAACTGCGATTCTCTTTGTTCTCCTTTTTCGTCCTGCTGGCAGGACTCACTGCCTGCGGCGCTCAGCAGACGCCGTCCACCATCCGGGTGGGTGTCGCGCTCTATCAGCAAAATGACACCTTCATCTCCACCGTAGCCCAGAACCTGCAGCAATTTGCTCTGGAGGAGGAGGAAACCCACAACATCAAGATCAATCTTAGTATCGTCGATGGCCGCAGCAGCCAGTCCGTTCAAAATGAGCAGGTGGACCGCTTTCTGGATCAGGACTACGATGTGCTCTGCGTCAACATGGTGGACCGGACCGCAGCCGCCGTGATCATTGACAAGGCCCAAGCTGTTGGCGTTCCTGTCATTTTCTTTAATCGGGAGCCAGTTCTGGAGGATCTGCGCCGCTGGAAGTACGCCTATTATGTGGGCCTCCCGGCTGAGGACGCCGGCTATTTGCAGGGCGGGATCGTTCTGGACGCCTGGGAACAGGGCGGCGTGGACCGCAACGGCGACGGGATTTTACAATACGTCATGCTGGAAGGCGAAGCCAGCCATCAGGACACGCTTCTGCGAACCGAATACAGCATCCGAACCCTGACAGATGCCGGCGTTCCCACAGAGAAGCTGGCCAACGACACCGCTGACTGGCAGCGCGGCCAGGCTAGCATCCGGATGCACCAGTGGTTATCGGAATTCGGCAGTGCCATAGAGGTGGTCTTTGCCAACAATGATGACATGGCCCTAGGCGCCATTGACGCCTGCCTGGAAATGGGCATGACGGACCTTCCCTTGATTGTGGGTGTGGACGCGACGCCCCCGGCACTAGAGGCCCTGGCCGCTGGTACATTGGCCGGTACTGTCCAGAATGACGCCGCTGGTCAGGCGGCGGGCATTCTCTCTCTGATCACCGCACTGGTAGAGGGACAAAACCCGTCTGAAACTTTGGATTTGACAGACGGCACCTATCTATGGCTTCATTACACAGCCGTCACGCGGGAAAACCTGGATGCCTTCCTGCCAGCCGATCTCACAACATCTTGA
- a CDS encoding galactokinase, whose translation MTDLHACLMRGQLDAALTRLYGSPVRARCAALLEEFKTVFGCKPNVLFSAPGRTELGGNHTDHQRGCVLAAAVDLDILSAAAPNSSGQIRVQSQGYPLTTVDLRDLTPKSEEANTSAALIRGVAARMAELGCPLQGAGLDACITSTVPGGSGLSSSAAFEVLIGTMLNELFFGGRCTPVELAQIGQYAENVFFGKPCGLMDQTASSVGGVVAIDFADTAHPTVEQISLDLTAAGYGLCILDSGADHADLTAEYAAITDELRAVCGFFGKEVLREISEEEFLSYLPQVRAAAGDRAVLRAFHFYAENRRAMEEAQALRKGDFNRFLSLVQESGRSSAMYLQNVVPTGQTAHQELMVTLALCERILQGRGAVRVHGGGFAGTAQAFVPLDILAEFQEKTEAVLGTGSCHVVTIRPVGSIQIQQEGFYD comes from the coding sequence ATGACAGATTTACACGCTTGCCTGATGCGGGGCCAGCTGGACGCGGCCCTCACTCGCCTGTATGGCAGTCCTGTCCGTGCGCGCTGTGCCGCGCTTTTGGAAGAATTTAAAACCGTCTTTGGCTGTAAGCCCAATGTGCTGTTCAGCGCCCCCGGCCGCACGGAGCTGGGTGGCAATCATACGGATCACCAACGCGGCTGTGTGCTGGCCGCAGCGGTGGATCTGGATATTCTGTCCGCAGCGGCTCCGAACTCCAGCGGACAAATCCGTGTCCAGTCCCAAGGCTATCCCCTCACCACTGTGGACCTGAGAGATCTAACGCCTAAGTCGGAGGAGGCCAACACCTCTGCCGCTCTGATTCGCGGTGTGGCCGCCCGGATGGCTGAGCTAGGCTGCCCACTGCAGGGTGCCGGGCTGGACGCCTGTATCACCTCCACGGTCCCTGGCGGCAGCGGACTCTCCTCCTCTGCCGCCTTTGAGGTGCTGATCGGAACCATGCTCAACGAGCTCTTCTTCGGCGGCAGATGCACCCCAGTAGAACTGGCCCAAATCGGGCAGTATGCGGAAAATGTCTTCTTTGGCAAGCCCTGCGGGCTGATGGACCAGACCGCCTCTTCCGTCGGCGGTGTGGTGGCCATTGACTTTGCGGATACGGCGCATCCCACAGTGGAACAAATCTCCCTGGACCTGACTGCGGCGGGCTACGGCCTTTGCATTCTGGACTCCGGTGCGGACCACGCGGATCTGACCGCCGAGTACGCTGCCATCACGGATGAACTGCGGGCAGTCTGCGGCTTTTTTGGCAAGGAAGTTCTGCGTGAGATTTCCGAGGAGGAATTTCTCTCCTACTTGCCCCAGGTCCGGGCTGCCGCGGGTGACAGAGCCGTTTTGCGTGCTTTCCATTTTTATGCGGAGAACCGCCGGGCTATGGAAGAGGCCCAGGCTCTGCGGAAAGGGGATTTTAACCGCTTTTTATCTCTGGTGCAGGAATCTGGGCGGTCCTCCGCCATGTACCTCCAAAATGTTGTTCCTACCGGTCAGACCGCCCATCAGGAGCTGATGGTAACTCTGGCCCTTTGCGAGCGCATTCTGCAGGGCCGGGGAGCTGTCCGGGTACATGGCGGCGGCTTTGCCGGCACCGCTCAGGCCTTTGTCCCTCTGGACATCCTGGCTGAATTCCAGGAAAAAACCGAGGCCGTGCTGGGCACAGGGAGCTGCCACGTGGTGACGATCCGCCCCGTTGGCAGCATCCAGATTCAGCAGGAGGGATTCTATGATTGA
- the galT gene encoding UDP-glucose--hexose-1-phosphate uridylyltransferase, with translation MIDTYIAALADYAVSKKLIEPLDRTWAINRLLPPLGLSAYEEPAAVPNLSLEEILTALTQYAVEQGLAASDVTSRDLFDTELMGRLTPRPSQVYRTFSEQYTVSPKAATDWYYRFSQDTDYIRRYRIAKDQKWVSPTPYGDLDITINLSKPEKDPRAIAAAKTAPQSGYPKCQLCRENEGYAGRLNHPARQNHRVIPIMIDGQEWFFQYSPYVYYNEHCIVFNGVHVPMKIDRSTFRKQLDFVKQFPHYFVGSNADLPIVGGSILSHDHFQGGCYTFAMERAPVETPVSFPGFDDVESGIVKWPMSVLRLRCADDARLVDLADRILLSWRGYTDEDAFILAETGGEPHNTITPIARVREGRFELDLVLRNNLTTPEYPLGVYHPHQELHHIKKENIGLIEVMGLAVLPARLKDELAELGEVLAANGNPREHTALEKHADWAEELRTRYTFTANNAGDILQQEVGAVFAQVLEHAGVYKRTPEGQAAFLRFVDSVR, from the coding sequence ATGATTGATACATATATTGCGGCCCTGGCGGATTACGCCGTCTCAAAAAAGTTGATCGAACCGCTGGATCGGACCTGGGCGATTAACCGTCTGCTGCCGCCTTTAGGCCTCTCCGCCTATGAGGAGCCGGCGGCGGTGCCGAATCTCTCCCTGGAGGAAATCCTGACGGCACTGACTCAATACGCCGTGGAACAAGGGCTGGCGGCAAGCGATGTCACCAGCCGAGACCTCTTTGACACGGAGCTGATGGGACGGCTGACGCCCCGTCCCTCCCAGGTATACAGGACCTTTTCAGAGCAGTATACCGTCTCCCCCAAGGCCGCCACGGACTGGTACTACCGCTTCAGCCAGGACACGGACTATATCCGCCGCTACCGCATCGCAAAGGACCAGAAGTGGGTCTCCCCTACACCCTACGGCGATCTGGACATCACCATCAATCTCTCGAAGCCGGAGAAGGACCCCCGTGCTATCGCCGCCGCCAAGACGGCGCCTCAGAGCGGCTATCCCAAGTGCCAGCTCTGCCGGGAGAACGAGGGGTACGCCGGGCGGCTCAACCACCCCGCCCGTCAGAACCACCGCGTCATTCCCATCATGATCGATGGGCAGGAGTGGTTTTTCCAGTACTCCCCCTATGTCTACTACAACGAGCACTGCATTGTCTTCAATGGCGTCCACGTGCCTATGAAAATCGACCGCTCCACCTTCCGCAAGCAGCTGGACTTTGTCAAACAGTTCCCCCACTACTTCGTGGGTTCCAACGCGGACCTTCCCATCGTGGGGGGGTCCATCCTCAGCCATGACCACTTCCAGGGCGGGTGCTATACTTTCGCCATGGAGCGGGCTCCGGTGGAGACACCCGTCTCTTTCCCTGGCTTTGACGACGTAGAGTCCGGAATTGTCAAGTGGCCCATGTCCGTTCTCCGTCTGCGCTGTGCCGATGATGCCCGCCTAGTGGACTTGGCGGATCGCATCCTGCTCTCCTGGCGGGGCTACACGGACGAAGACGCCTTCATCCTGGCGGAGACCGGCGGCGAACCCCACAACACCATCACCCCTATCGCCCGCGTGCGGGAGGGGCGTTTTGAACTGGATTTAGTTCTGCGCAACAATCTCACAACGCCTGAGTACCCGCTAGGTGTTTACCACCCCCACCAAGAGCTGCACCACATCAAAAAGGAGAACATCGGCCTCATTGAGGTGATGGGCCTTGCAGTGCTGCCGGCTCGCCTCAAGGATGAGCTGGCGGAGCTGGGGGAGGTCCTAGCCGCCAATGGCAATCCCCGAGAGCATACGGCCCTGGAAAAGCACGCTGATTGGGCCGAGGAGCTGCGGACCCGCTATACCTTCACGGCGAACAATGCTGGGGATATTTTGCAGCAGGAGGTGGGCGCCGTCTTTGCTCAAGTTCTGGAGCACGCCGGCGTCTATAAACGCACGCCGGAGGGCCAGGCGGCATTTTTGCGGTTTGTGGACAGCGTCCGCTGA